The Planctomycetota bacterium DNA window GATGTTCCTTTCCCGCGCTCGGGGTCACGGTCGATCAGTCGCCTGGCTCCAGCACGGACATGAAGGCCTTCTGCGGGATGTCCACGCTGCCGACGCGCTTCATGCGCTTCTTGCCTTCCTTCTGCTTCTCGAGCAGCTTGCGCTTGCGTGTCACGTCGCCGCCGTAGCACTTGGCGGTGACGTTCTTGCCCATCGACTTGATCGTCTCGCGGGCGATGATCTTTCCGCCGATGGCGGCTTGGAGCGGGATCTCGAACTGATGGCGATCGATTTCCTTCTTGAGTCGCATCAGCAGGGCGCGCCCGCGCTGCTCGGCCTTGTCGCGATGGCAGATCAGCGACAGGGCGTCAACGGGTTTGGCGTTCACCAGAATCTGAATCTTCACGAGATTGTCGGGGTGATAGCCGGTGATTTCGTAGTCCATCGTGCCGTAGCCGCGTGTGATCGACTTGAGCTTGTCGTAGAAGTCGAAAATGATTTCGCCCAGCGGCAGTTCGTATTCGAGAATCTGGCGCGTCGCCGAGAGGAACTGCTGCTTCTTGTATGTGCCCCGGCGGCTCTCGCAGAGCGTCATCAGATCGCCGATGTTTTCGGTGGGCGTGATGATCTCGAGGCGTACGATGGGCTCGCGGATTTCCTTGATCTGCGAGGGATCGGGCAGCTCGGCGGGGTTGTGAATCCGCAGAACGGTCCCGTCGGTTTTTTCGATTTCGTACGTGACGGTCGGCGCGGTCTGCACGATCTCGACGCCGCCTTCGCGCTCCAGGCGTTCCTGGATGATGTCCATGTGAAGCAGGCCGAGGAATCCGCAGCGGAAACCGAAGCCCAGCGCCTCGTTGGACTCGGGTGCGTACACGAAGCTCGCATCGTTGAGGTGCAGGCGATCGATCGCCTTGCGGAGGTCTTCGTAGTCCGTCTCGCCCGTCGGATAAAAGTCGCAGAACACCACCTGCTGCGGCTCGCGATAACCGGCGAGCGCCTCGGTGGCGGGATACAGATCGAGCGTCACCGTGTCGCCGATGTTCACTTCGTCCAGACTCTTGATCGAGGCGGACAGGTAGCACACCTCGCCCGCCTCGACGCTCTGCACGGCCGTCGGCTTGGGCGTGTACTTGCCCATGCCCGTCACCGGATACGCCCGCCCGCTGCTCATCATGCGAATCTTGTCGCCGAGCTTGAGCCGGCCGTTCATGACGCGGATGAAAAACAGCACGCCGCGGTAGTCGTCGTACACCGAGTCGAAAATCAGCGCCTGCAGCGGCTTGTCCGCATCGCCCACCGGGCCCGGCAACTTCTCGCAGATGGCGGTCATCAGTTCGTCGATGCCCAGTCCGCTCTTGGCCGAGCATCGCACGCAGTCCTCGGCCGCGAAGCCCAGCACGGATTCGATTTCCTCCGCCACCTGATCCGGCAGCGCCGCCGGCAGGTCCACCTTGTTGAGCACGGGCACGATCTCAAGATCCTGCTCGATCGCCGCGTAGGCATTCGCCACCGTCTGCGCCTCGACGCCCTGAGCCGCATCGACCACCAGCAGCGCCCCCTCGCACGCCTTCAGAGCGCGCGACACTTCGTAGTGAAAGTCCACATGCCCGGGCGTGTCGATGAGGTTGAGCATGTACTTCTCGCCCTTGTGGACGTACTGGATCGTCACGGCCGAGGCCTTGATCGTGATGCCGCGCTCGCGTTCCAGGTCCATGTCGTCGAGCATCTGATTCTTCATCTCCCGCTCGGTGATCGCGCCGGAGAATTGGAGAATCCGATCGGCAAGCGTGCTCTTGCCGTGGTCGATATGCGCAACAATGGAGAAGTTTCTGATCTTCATAGCGGTTTGAGACCGCTATTGTAGCAGGGTCGGGGGCGGAGGAAATGACCAAGCACCAAATCCCAATGACCAAGGGAATGACGAATCTCCAAATGAATCAAGCCACCCGAATGCGGATAGGCGCACCCCCTCTCCCGCCGGGAGAGGGCCGGGGTGAGGGTGGCCCCGAATGAAGGCGCGCTTCGTTGCGGACGCGGTCGGTGATCGGGCGCACCCTCACCCGGCCCTGCGGGCCGACCTCTCCTGGAGGGAGAGGTGAGAAGACGCGTCGCGTCACACACATGGGTGCCACGGCTTGGCTCGGCAAACCGTGCCTCGACACGCTGCTCAACTCGCACGGCTTGGGCGAAGCGCCCAAACCGTGGCACCCGGCCGACCTGTCTACTTCAATACCGCTTTGTCGACTTTGACCTCCGCCATGACATTTTTTCCGTCGATGGGATTTAGAAGGTCGACGATTAGAAAGTCCTGATGTTCATTCGTTGGACCATAGAGGAGGTAATGACGGCGCTTCACCTTTACGATATGGAGCGGAACCGTATCGTTGACCTCAGCGATGCGTTTGTGAGTCGAAAAGGTTCCCATATCATCCTCTATCTCATATGGCGCAAGATTTCCGAGTCCCATGGGGTTCTTCCATAGCACTTGCGACTTTTCAAGGTGTGTCGTTGTACCAATGAGACCGCGATATTGCCTCGAAGCTGACACATCGGAAACGCAGCCGGACGAGGCGAACGCTAACAGACAGACAAAAGAATACTGTCGAAGACCCATATTGCACCCGAAAACCAGGCCCAATTCTATCTCACATCCCCTTCGTCAGCGCCTCCAGGTGCTTGGCGAAATGGATCGCTAACACTTCGGTGTACGTGTCGGGATGCGTTTCGAGGACGCTGCGGAGGGCGGGGCCCAGCGTGGCGTGCGTCAGGACGGAGCCGAAGGTGCAGTGGAGAATCTGCCGGCCGGCGTGGGTGAAGCCCTTGCCGGCGGGGACGTCTTCCCAGCATTCCAGATAGATCCGCTCCAGTTCCTTGTCATCGCTGACGGCGGCGGGCGCGGGGACGGTGTCGAGCGTGGCGTGCACGTGATAGGTCGCCTTGTCCGTGTCGTACCGGCCCCGGGCGAAGTCGCAGATTTCACGGAACAGCCGCGCATCGTGAATCGCCGCGACGCGCAGGGCTTCGAGGTAGCTGGTGCCGGCGGTTTTGACATGGAAGCGGCCCTTGGTGGCGCGGGCGAAGGGGGTGTACATCGAGAGCTTGTCGGACCCGGAGTGCAGACTGAGTTTGTACGGGCCGACGATCTCGGCGATGGCGTTGTGATCGGCGAGGGAGGCCTCGAGCTTGGCGACATTGCCGATGTAGTCCACGCCTTTTTCCATCTCGCCGATGAAGCGCGGGGCGAGACTGACCAGCTTCATGTCCCGGCCCATGCACTGATCGGCGATGATGAAATGCTCGGCCAGCGTCGTCGGCTGATCGGTTTCATCCACGCTGAGTTCAATCTCATAGTCGCGGCCGTTCTTTTTGTGAACAGCGTCGATGTACTCGGCGAGCTTGACCGCTTCGTTGATGGCGACGCCGTACTTGACCGCACAGCGCATCGCGGCTTCTTCGTCGATCTTCAGCGTTGTGCCGGTCGGCAGTTTGACGGTCTGCCCGGTGTATTCGTCGAGCCAGTCGATCCGGTCGGCGACGGCGGCGTACTTTTCGCGCAGGGTATTTTCATCGTAGTTGTCGGCCTTCGGATCGACGTGACCGGAGGGATCGATGGTGAAGAACGTGAAGCCCACGGCGGCGGTGCGATCGACGTCCTGCGGGGTCTTGAGGTGGTCGGCGTCCGCACCGGTGCGGGCGTCCCATTGGGCGATGAGCATGCCGAACTGGGCGTCGTCCATGACCTGGCGCGGCTCGCGCTGCGTGCGGGCCATCTCGCGGATCGACTGTTGCGGAAAGATCGGGGCGATGTCGCCGCCGGCCCGGCGCATGGCTTCGGCGTGACCGGGCGTGGCGAGCCCGATGCGGTCGCCGAAGCCGAAGCTTGCGGCGAGGCCGAGTGGGACAGGCGTCAGGTTCCACACCGCGGCGCGGGCCTGCGCCATGTTCTGCGGTGTGAACGGCAGTTCCTCGCCGTCGATGTTGATCGTGCGCTGTCCCTGTTGCGTCGTGGCTTGAGCGTTCATCGTGGGTCGTCCCTGATGCGATGGTGAAGGTGAAATTCGTCGAGCGTGCTTGCAGACAGACATGGTAGAGGGCCGGTCGCCGGAGGCAATACCGATTTTGGATTAAACGGTGCCTGAACTTTCGTCGGGCGCGTCGCCGGCGGAGGGCGCGGGGAAACGCCCGCGGCTGCGCTGACGCATTTGCGCCCGCAATTCGAGCCGCAGCGCTTCGACGCGATCGTGCAGGAGCGACAGCGCATCGTGCGTGGGCAGGTCGGCAAGCGTTTGCGAATCGATCGGCTCGCCGAATTTGACGGCGGTGTAGCCGATGATCTTGGGGCGCGAAGCGTGAATCGGCCAGACATCGAAAGCCCCTTCGATCGCCGCGGGGATGACCTTGGGCTTGGCCCGCTTGATGAGCAGCATCACGCCCGGCATGAACGGGTGCACCGCGCCGTCGGCCGTCCGCCCGCCTTCGGGGAAGACGAGCAGCAGATGGCCCTGCGTGAGTTTGTCGATGGCGAGGCGCATCGCGCGGATGTCGCCTTTGCTCTGATCGACTTCGAAGGCGTTGAGCGAGCGGATCAGCGCGGCGAAGAAGCGGTTGCGGAAGAGCGTGTGCCGCGCCATCGGATGAAAGTGGCGATGACTGATGCCCGTGCCCAGCAGCACCAGATCGAGGTACGACTGGTGATTGGACACGAGCAGGACGGGGCCTTCGGCGGGGATGTTGCGGGCCCCGTACCAGCGGTGCCGGTACGCGAGCCCGAGCAGCAAGCGCAGGAGGAACTGAAGCGTCCACCACCAGAAGATTTTGATCAGCGGGGCGCCCGGATTCGTGCGACGGATCGTGCGCAGCAGACGCATCACCCGACCCTCGCCCGCACTTTTTCGACCAGCAGATCGACCACTTCGTCGAGGTTCATGTCGGACGTGTCGATACGGTCGGCGTCGGCGGGGCAGATCAATGGGCCATCGTGGCGGGTCGAGTCACGCTGATCGCGGTAGACGATCTGCTCGCGGATTTTGTGCTCGTCGGCGACGCGACCCGCGGCTCGAAGCTGGTCCGCGCGGCGCTTGGCGCGCACCTCGGCGGAGGCGTCCAGATAAAACTTTGCGGTCGCATCAGGGAAGACGACCGAGCCCTGATCGCGCCCTTCGGTGACGAGACGCGGATGGGTATGGCCGATCATGCGCTGCGAGCGCACCAGCACGGAGCGCACGCGCGGATTGGAGGCGATCTCGCTCACCGCCGCGGTGACATCAGGATCGCGAAGCCGATGCGCCAGATCGAACCCGTCGACCTTCAGTGCCGGAGGATCGGCCTTCCAGTCGAATCGGAGATTGAGCGTTTCGGCGAGTTCGCCCACCTTGTCGACGTCCGCGGGGTCCAGGTCGTGATCGATCACGGCGGCGGCGATGCCGCGGTACATCGCGCCGGTGTCGAGAAAGTCGACGCCGAGGCGGGCGGCGAGGGTCCGGGCGACGGTGCTCTTGCCCGCGCCGGCCGGGCCGTCGATCGTGACGATCAGCGTGTTGGTCTGCGTTTGTGCGTCCATGGAAGGAAAGTAGGATAATGTGTCTTCGCTCATTCGACCAGCAGACGAGGTATCCACACTTGGACAAACGACCGCTCGGCAAAACGGACATGCAGCTCACCACGCTCAGCTTCGGCGCTTCGTCGCTCGGGGCCGAGTTCCGCAATATCGACATCCCTGAGGCGATGCGGGCGGTGCGCGTGGCGCTGGATCTGGGGATGAACTTCATCGACACGTCGCCGTTCTACGGGCGCGGCATGAGCGAGGTGCTGCTGGGCCCGACGCTCAAGGACGTCCCGCGCGATGCGTACTACCTCGGCTCCAAGCTCGGGCGCTACAGCGGGACGCGCTTCGACTTTTCCGCACGCCGGGTCATCGAGAGCGTCGAGATTTCGCTGGAGCGCATGAAGACGGATCACCTGGACATCTGCCTCTGCCACGACATCGAGTTCGTGGACATGAAGCAGATCGTCGAGGAGACGATCCCGCAGATGCGGCGCTTGCAGGAAAAGGGCATGATCCGCTACGTCGGCGTCAGCGGGTATCCGATGAAGATGTTCAAGTACGTCTTGGACCACACGGACGTCGACGTCGTGCTCTCGTACAACCACTACACGATGCAGAACACGATGCTCGCGGATCTCGTGCCGCTGCTCAAGCAGCGGGGGGTGGGCATCATGAACGCCGCGCCGTTCTCGGCTCGCCTGCTGACCAATGCGCCGCTGCCGGCGTGGCACAAGGCGACGCCGCTCGTGCGCGAGACGGCGGCGAAGGCGGCGAAATATGCGGAGGCGAACGGCGTCGACATCGCCCAGCTCGCGGTCCAGTTCTCGCTCGACAACCCGGACCTGACGACCTGCATCGTCGGCTCGGCGAATCCGGATAACGTCAGGAAGTGGGTCGAATGGGCGAACAAGCCGATTGACCGGAAGCTGATGGACGAAGTGCTGGCGATCCTCAAGCCGATCCACAACTGGTTCTACATCGAAGGCCGGGCGGACAACAATGATGAGGTGAAGTCGTGAAAGCCATTTTGCTCGAAAAACCCGAGCATTTTAAGAAGATCGAGATCGACGAGCCGAGCGCGCCAGGCAAGGGCGAGGCGCTGGTGAAGGTGCATCGCATCGGCATCTGCGGGACGGACCTGTCGGGCTACCTGGGCAAAATGCCGTTCTTTCAATACCCGCGCATTCCGGGGCACGAACTGGGCGTCGAAGTGGTGTCGGTCGGCACGGGCGTGACGAATGTCAAAGCGGGGGACCGTTGCAGCGTCGAGCCGTACATGAACTGCGGGAATTGTCACGCCTGTCGCAAGGGTTCGAGCAACTGTTGCGCGAATCTGAAAGTCATCGGCGTGATGGTCGACGGCGGGATGCGCGAGCGGTTCCTCATCCGGGCCGACAAACTGCATCCGTCCGCGAAGCTGAGCTTTGATCAACTGGCGCTGGTGGAGACGCTCGCAATCGGGTGTCACGCGGTCAACCGCGGCGCGCCGGTGAAGGGCGAGAACTGCCTGGTCATCGGCGCCGGGCCGATCGGCTTGTCGACGATCGAGTTCGTGAAGCTCACGGGGGCCAGGACGATCGTGATGGACATGAACGCGGAGCGGTTGACGTTCTGCCGCGAGGTGATGGGCGTCGACGAGACGGTCATGGCGGAAGGGGATATCGACAAGGCGCTGCGGGAGGTGACGGACGGGGCGCTGCCGGATGTGGTGATCGACGCGACGGGGTCGAACGTGTCGATGTCCAACGCCTTCGGCTACGTCGCGCCGACCGGCCGGCTCGTCTACGTCGGCATCACCACCAAGGAAGTTACCTTCAAGCACCCCGTGTTCCACCGCCCCGAAGGCACGCTGCTTTGCTCGCGCAACGCCATGCCCGCCGACTTCACGCGCATCATCAAGCTCATCGAGGACGGCGTCATCAACACCGATCCGTGGATCACGCACCGCACCGGGTTTGACGATCTGATCGCCAACTTCCCTTCTTACACGCAGCCGGCGACGGGCGTGATCAAGGCGGTCGTCGAATTGACGTGAAAAAAACGACGGTGGACGGCGGGCGAACGCCGATGTATTTTCGGTCCCGATGCCCCGTAAGAGGACGAATCCGGTGATGCTCACTGAGACGCATATCCGTCGCCATCTGCCCGCCACCCGCCGCTCGATCACGCACCGATTCACGATCGCCAATCACGAGGGCTATCTGACGATCGGGCTTTTCGATGATGGCAGCCCTGGCGAAATTTTCGTGAAGATGGCCAAAGAGGGCTCGACACTCTCGGGCATGGTGCAGGCCTTCTGCCGGGCGCTGAGTCTGGCGATGCAGTACGGGCTGAGTCTCGAGGAAGTCGTCGATCGCTTCAAAGGCATGCGCTTTGAACCCATGGGCATGACCAACAACCCCGACATCCCCGAGGTGCTGAGCATCGTCGACTACGTGGCCCAATATCTGGAGCTGGAATTCTCCAGTCGCGGAAGAAAATTATAAGCAAATTATTTTCAACTAATTGCGCCAAAATGCGGCGCGTTTTTGTTGCTTGGGCTGATGGGCAAAATCCGTAAAATCCCTTGCATGAGCGGGGTCGGCGGGGTATATTTTTGAGTCGAAGAGTGTGGGCCGGGATGTGGCCCTGGGAAAAGATGAAACATGATTCAGGCCGATGCCTGAGGGGAAAGTTCGATATGAAGTTCGCACCCTTGTTTGTCGTGGCGCTGGCTGTCTGCGCCTTTACCAGCAGCGCCAAGGCGGTCTTCCTGCAGGAGTCGCGCGTCGATCTGGGCGGCGGGCTTGAGCAGATCACGCTGACGATCGTTGAAGACGACGCCAGCAAGACCATCTCCGGCATCAACGCCATCATCACCGCGCCCGCCGGCACGATTCATCATGAGACGGCCTTTGGCGGTGCGATCGCTCCGCTGTTCCAGAGCGATCTTGCACTCGCCCAGACGCTCTCTCCGGCGCAGGACTGGGTTGGGCATGACACCTACTGGAAGTTCAATGAGGCCGACCTGCTCGTCGTTGGCAAGAACAGCCCCCGCAACGCCCCGTTTGCGGCCTTCGATGGCACGGCTGAAAAAACCACCACGACGCTGAGCCCCAATGTCGACTACCTGAGCGGTTCGTTCAGTCTGCTCGGCTCGGCCAGCGAAGCGCCGTTCACGCACCGCGAAGTCGCTCAAATCGTCGTCGCCGCCGGCACGCAGCTCAATCTGCTCGTCGGCGAGGTCGGCGGGTTCTTTGTGACCGGTCAGCCCTATTCGACCGACCGCATCACGGGCATCGTCTCCGACAACGTGCCGGAGCCGACAAGCTTGGCGATGGTCATGCTCGGTTCTCTGGCGATGATCCGTCGCCGCCGGGTCGCCTGAACGGACCCCGCATTCGATTCTGACCACTTTCAAGCCCCGCTCGGTCAAACTGAGCGGGGCTTGTGATTTATCGGCTGGGCCGATCTTTATCGCAACCGCGGCCCGGTCGGACGATATAATGTCCTAGGAAGGTGGTTAGAACCATGCGTATGAACCTTCAGGCATTGACAATACTGGCGTTGACGGCGGGCCTCGGAGCTTCGACGGCCTTGGCGCAGAATCAGGTCATCGACGGCCGCCAACTCGACCGCAACCTCCGCGTCGGGTCCGGCGGGGTCAATGACAATCGCCGGGTCAATACGGCCGGCGTCTATCAGAACGCGCTGGTCACCGGCAACGTCGCCGGCCTCGCCCGCTTCCGCGCCGATGACATCGACTACCGCGCCCCCGGCGAGTTCACCGCGACGACCGGCGCCGATGACACCTACCTGTTCCGACTCCAGTCGCAGACCCCCGGCCTGACAAGCCGCAGCGGACAGATGGTGCTGCCCAGCGGGTCGCCCGCCACGTTCCAGAGCGGGTACAACACCGGCTCGATCACCCTCCGGGCCGGCAGCGGCGTCACCAGCGGGGAAATCAGCGGGCAGTATGATCGCTACGCCAGCGGACTGACGATCCGTCGCGACGATCTGGGCGCCGTCAGCGCTCACGGCGCCAGTGCTTTGAACCTGTCGCTCGATGCCCATGCCCTCACCGGTAAGCCCATGACCGACACGGTCGGGTTCGCCACCGACAAGTCCGGCCAGCTTCTTCAGATCACCGCCAGCCCGCTGGTGGGCATCCGTCAGCAGCCGCTGGGTCAGCCCACGCCGATGACGCAGCAGCAGATGACCAAGGACAACGAGGCGAAGAATCCGCCGCTGCCGGACGCGGTGGCGCCGGCGGGCACGAACGGCTCGCCGGAGGTTCCGAAGGTCGACGCCAAGGGCGACCCGTTGGACCCGACGGGCTCGCAGCAGGTCGATCGCGGGCGCATCAGTCCGCTCAATGTCGCGCCGGGGCTGATGCTCGGCCGACAGCTCAACACGCAGATCGAAGCCACGGTCGAGGCCAACAGCGCCCCGCGCTTCCGCACGGAGGAACTGGAGCAGGCGATCCTCGCCGGCAACACGGATGCGAACGCGCAGCCGGGGCAGAACGTGTACCAGGACTTGCTGGCGAGCATTCGCGGCGGCGGGGCGGCGACGCCCGGCACGAACGGCGGCATTCCGGCGGACCAGCTTGCCGG harbors:
- the lepA gene encoding elongation factor 4 codes for the protein MKIRNFSIVAHIDHGKSTLADRILQFSGAITEREMKNQMLDDMDLERERGITIKASAVTIQYVHKGEKYMLNLIDTPGHVDFHYEVSRALKACEGALLVVDAAQGVEAQTVANAYAAIEQDLEIVPVLNKVDLPAALPDQVAEEIESVLGFAAEDCVRCSAKSGLGIDELMTAICEKLPGPVGDADKPLQALIFDSVYDDYRGVLFFIRVMNGRLKLGDKIRMMSSGRAYPVTGMGKYTPKPTAVQSVEAGEVCYLSASIKSLDEVNIGDTVTLDLYPATEALAGYREPQQVVFCDFYPTGETDYEDLRKAIDRLHLNDASFVYAPESNEALGFGFRCGFLGLLHMDIIQERLEREGGVEIVQTAPTVTYEIEKTDGTVLRIHNPAELPDPSQIKEIREPIVRLEIITPTENIGDLMTLCESRRGTYKKQQFLSATRQILEYELPLGEIIFDFYDKLKSITRGYGTMDYEITGYHPDNLVKIQILVNAKPVDALSLICHRDKAEQRGRALLMRLKKEIDRHQFEIPLQAAIGGKIIARETIKSMGKNVTAKCYGGDVTRKRKLLEKQKEGKKRMKRVGSVDIPQKAFMSVLEPGD
- a CDS encoding (d)CMP kinase, with protein sequence MSEDTLSYFPSMDAQTQTNTLIVTIDGPAGAGKSTVARTLAARLGVDFLDTGAMYRGIAAAVIDHDLDPADVDKVGELAETLNLRFDWKADPPALKVDGFDLAHRLRDPDVTAAVSEIASNPRVRSVLVRSQRMIGHTHPRLVTEGRDQGSVVFPDATAKFYLDASAEVRAKRRADQLRAAGRVADEHKIREQIVYRDQRDSTRHDGPLICPADADRIDTSDMNLDEVVDLLVEKVRARVG
- a CDS encoding aldo/keto reductase, translated to MQLTTLSFGASSLGAEFRNIDIPEAMRAVRVALDLGMNFIDTSPFYGRGMSEVLLGPTLKDVPRDAYYLGSKLGRYSGTRFDFSARRVIESVEISLERMKTDHLDICLCHDIEFVDMKQIVEETIPQMRRLQEKGMIRYVGVSGYPMKMFKYVLDHTDVDVVLSYNHYTMQNTMLADLVPLLKQRGVGIMNAAPFSARLLTNAPLPAWHKATPLVRETAAKAAKYAEANGVDIAQLAVQFSLDNPDLTTCIVGSANPDNVRKWVEWANKPIDRKLMDEVLAILKPIHNWFYIEGRADNNDEVKS
- a CDS encoding alcohol dehydrogenase catalytic domain-containing protein, which encodes MKAILLEKPEHFKKIEIDEPSAPGKGEALVKVHRIGICGTDLSGYLGKMPFFQYPRIPGHELGVEVVSVGTGVTNVKAGDRCSVEPYMNCGNCHACRKGSSNCCANLKVIGVMVDGGMRERFLIRADKLHPSAKLSFDQLALVETLAIGCHAVNRGAPVKGENCLVIGAGPIGLSTIEFVKLTGARTIVMDMNAERLTFCREVMGVDETVMAEGDIDKALREVTDGALPDVVIDATGSNVSMSNAFGYVAPTGRLVYVGITTKEVTFKHPVFHRPEGTLLCSRNAMPADFTRIIKLIEDGVINTDPWITHRTGFDDLIANFPSYTQPATGVIKAVVELT
- a CDS encoding PEP-CTERM sorting domain-containing protein, translated to MWPWEKMKHDSGRCLRGKFDMKFAPLFVVALAVCAFTSSAKAVFLQESRVDLGGGLEQITLTIVEDDASKTISGINAIITAPAGTIHHETAFGGAIAPLFQSDLALAQTLSPAQDWVGHDTYWKFNEADLLVVGKNSPRNAPFAAFDGTAEKTTTTLSPNVDYLSGSFSLLGSASEAPFTHREVAQIVVAAGTQLNLLVGEVGGFFVTGQPYSTDRITGIVSDNVPEPTSLAMVMLGSLAMIRRRRVA